From a region of the Azospirillum formosense genome:
- a CDS encoding asparaginase: MSHDHSSCCGGHGDHHGHADHCNPAEGHHPAEGHADLSGPPEAPILVEVTRGGMVESVHRGRACIVDSDGRVLAQWGDIQAPVYPRSAVKSIQAIPLVETGALDAYELGDQELALACSSHHGEIRHTRIAEAWIKRIGLTVDDYECGAHLPTDTETAHEMIRHGEAPTALHNNCSGKHAGFLTTALHKGEPTKGYVRFDHPVQQRILGVMEQMTGQDLSQAPWGVDGCAIPTIGIPLGAIAYAMARIGDPKDLPDSRAEAVTRIRRAWRAHPHLIAGTNSFDTGMMQAAGGLVLVKGGAEGVGCAVLPKQGLGIALKIDDGTPRAREVALAALIRATKVLSDEQWARAGQLIHQPVTNRNGLEVGVVRPAEG; encoded by the coding sequence ATGAGCCACGACCATTCCTCCTGCTGCGGCGGCCACGGTGACCACCACGGCCACGCCGACCATTGCAATCCTGCCGAGGGGCACCACCCCGCCGAGGGGCACGCCGACCTGTCCGGACCGCCGGAGGCGCCGATCCTCGTCGAGGTGACGCGCGGCGGCATGGTGGAATCCGTCCATCGCGGGCGCGCCTGCATCGTCGATTCCGACGGTCGTGTGCTGGCCCAGTGGGGCGACATCCAGGCGCCGGTCTACCCGCGCTCCGCCGTCAAGTCGATCCAGGCGATCCCGCTGGTCGAGACGGGCGCGCTCGACGCCTACGAGCTGGGCGACCAGGAGCTGGCGCTGGCCTGCTCCTCCCACCACGGGGAGATCCGCCACACCCGCATCGCCGAGGCCTGGATCAAGCGCATCGGCCTGACCGTGGACGACTACGAGTGCGGGGCGCATCTGCCGACCGACACCGAGACCGCCCACGAGATGATCCGCCACGGCGAGGCGCCGACCGCCCTCCACAACAACTGCTCCGGCAAGCACGCCGGTTTCCTGACCACCGCCCTGCACAAGGGCGAGCCGACCAAGGGCTACGTCCGCTTCGACCACCCGGTGCAGCAGCGCATCCTGGGGGTGATGGAGCAGATGACCGGCCAGGACCTGTCGCAGGCCCCCTGGGGCGTCGACGGCTGCGCCATCCCGACCATCGGCATCCCGCTGGGCGCCATCGCCTACGCCATGGCCCGCATCGGCGACCCCAAGGACCTGCCCGACTCCCGCGCCGAGGCGGTGACCCGCATCCGCCGCGCCTGGCGGGCGCACCCGCACCTGATCGCCGGCACGAACAGCTTCGACACCGGCATGATGCAGGCGGCGGGCGGTCTGGTGCTGGTCAAGGGCGGGGCCGAGGGCGTCGGCTGCGCCGTCCTGCCCAAGCAGGGCCTGGGCATCGCCCTAAAGATCGACGACGGCACCCCGCGCGCGCGCGAGGTCGCCCTGGCCGCCCTGATCCGCGCCACCAAGGTCCTGTCGGACGAGCAGTGGGCGCGGGCCGGCCAGCTCATCCACCAGCCGGTGACCAACCGCAACGGCCTGGAGGTCGGCGTGGTCCGCCCGGCGGAGGGCTGA
- a CDS encoding class I SAM-dependent methyltransferase yields MSIDTLRAQYEAFPYPARNPADEKKRLITGSPSHLDEVNHNVFGGRLDHAKPLRVLVAGGGTGDGTIMIAQQMADAGNPGRVTYLDLSDAARDIAEARAKARGLTNIDFRRGSLLDLGRLLEEGGPFDYIDCCGVLHHLDEPAAGVRSLAGALKPGGGIGLMVYAPYGRTGVYPMQAALRTLAADLPPKEQVTLARRLIERLPTSNWLLRNPFINDHKQADADLYDLLLHSCDRPFTVPELAELAGAGGLAIAALVDPYRYDPAVWVKDPRLLKRLDGLSRLERAAWAEQVTGSMTKHIAYLVRPEDAEGAVARPDGPEVVPVLRDLDGAAVAKGLPPGGVLEAELMGAVVPLPLPRLAGPILARVDGRTSLGAIHQAVAEKAGPLAWDAFLAQFVPLFTALNGVGKMYLRR; encoded by the coding sequence ATGAGCATCGACACTCTGCGCGCCCAGTACGAAGCCTTCCCCTATCCCGCGCGCAACCCCGCCGACGAGAAAAAGCGCCTGATCACCGGATCGCCCAGCCATCTGGACGAGGTGAACCACAACGTCTTCGGCGGGCGCCTCGACCACGCCAAGCCCCTCAGGGTGCTGGTGGCCGGCGGCGGGACCGGCGACGGGACGATCATGATCGCCCAGCAGATGGCCGACGCCGGCAATCCGGGGCGCGTCACCTACCTCGACCTCTCCGACGCCGCGCGCGACATCGCCGAGGCGCGGGCCAAGGCGCGCGGGCTGACCAACATCGACTTCCGCCGCGGCTCGCTGCTCGACCTCGGCCGGCTGTTGGAGGAGGGGGGACCGTTCGACTACATCGACTGCTGCGGCGTGCTGCACCATCTGGACGAGCCGGCGGCGGGCGTCCGCTCGCTGGCCGGGGCGCTGAAGCCGGGCGGCGGGATCGGGCTGATGGTCTACGCGCCGTACGGGCGCACCGGCGTCTATCCCATGCAGGCGGCGCTGCGCACCCTTGCGGCGGACCTGCCGCCGAAGGAGCAGGTGACGCTGGCCCGCCGGCTGATCGAGCGCCTGCCGACGTCCAACTGGCTGCTGCGCAACCCCTTCATCAACGACCACAAACAGGCCGACGCCGACCTCTACGACCTGCTGCTGCACTCCTGCGACCGGCCCTTCACCGTGCCGGAGCTGGCGGAGCTGGCGGGGGCGGGCGGTCTGGCCATCGCCGCGCTGGTGGACCCCTACCGCTACGACCCCGCCGTCTGGGTGAAGGACCCCCGCCTGCTGAAGCGGCTGGACGGGCTGTCCCGGCTGGAGCGCGCCGCCTGGGCCGAGCAGGTCACCGGCAGCATGACCAAGCACATCGCCTATCTCGTCCGCCCCGAGGACGCCGAGGGCGCGGTCGCCCGCCCGGACGGGCCGGAGGTGGTGCCGGTGCTGCGCGACCTCGACGGCGCCGCGGTGGCCAAGGGCCTGCCCCCCGGCGGCGTGCTGGAGGCCGAGCTGATGGGGGCCGTCGTTCCCCTGCCCCTGCCCCGTCTGGCCGGGCCGATCCTGGCGCGGGTGGACGGGCGGACCAGCCTGGGAGCCATCCACCAGGCGGTGGCGGAGAAGGCCGGGCCGCTGGCCTGGGACGCCTTCCTGGCGCAGTTCGTTCCGCTTTTCACGGCGCTGAACGGCGTCGGCAAGATGTATCTGCGCCGCTGA
- a CDS encoding ChrR family anti-sigma-E factor, with amino-acid sequence MTVPTHHPGDTLLIDYAGGALGEAAALIVATHLALCPCCRLNVAEMEAVGGALLESIEPEEVDPACLERVLARLDDLPPLPRAPRPKPVCQPAEVPLLPEPLRRYVGSDLSRLPWKRLMRGMDCCDIPLGSGSGYDSARRGKARLMRLASGVGPPHHTHRGIELTLVLDGGFTDDLGQFARGDLSVADDSVRHRPVADEEGCLCLAVTDAPLHFTGALGLILNPFVKF; translated from the coding sequence ATGACCGTGCCCACCCACCATCCCGGCGACACCCTGCTGATCGACTATGCCGGCGGCGCCCTGGGCGAGGCGGCGGCGCTGATCGTGGCGACCCATCTGGCGCTGTGCCCCTGCTGCCGCCTGAACGTCGCCGAGATGGAGGCGGTCGGCGGCGCCCTGCTGGAGAGCATCGAGCCGGAGGAGGTCGATCCCGCCTGCCTGGAGCGGGTGCTGGCCCGGCTGGACGACCTGCCGCCCCTGCCCCGCGCGCCCCGCCCGAAGCCGGTCTGCCAGCCGGCCGAGGTGCCGCTGCTGCCCGAGCCGCTGCGCCGCTACGTCGGCAGCGACCTGTCGCGCCTGCCCTGGAAGCGGCTGATGCGCGGCATGGACTGCTGCGACATTCCGCTGGGGTCCGGCTCCGGCTACGACTCCGCACGCCGCGGCAAGGCCCGGCTGATGCGGCTGGCGAGCGGCGTCGGGCCGCCCCACCACACCCACCGCGGGATCGAGCTGACGCTGGTTCTGGACGGCGGATTCACCGACGATCTGGGCCAATTCGCCCGCGGCGACCTGTCCGTCGCCGACGACTCCGTGCGCCACCGCCCGGTGGCCGACGAGGAGGGCTGCCTGTGTCTGGCGGTGACCGACGCGCCGCTTCATTTCACCGGCGCGCTGGGGCTGATCCTCAACCCCTTCGTGAAGTTCTGA
- a CDS encoding argininosuccinate synthase: MSGASGKQIKKVVLAYSGGLDTSVILKWLQETYQCEVVTFTADLGQGEELEPARKKAELLGIKPENIFIDDLREEFVRDFVFPMFRANTLYEGTYLLGTSIARPLIAKRQIEIANQVGADAVAHGATGKGNDQVRFELGYYALRPDIKIIAPWREWDLNSRTRLIDYAEKNQIPIAKDKRGEAPYSTDANLLHISYEGKALEDPWVEPFEDMYTRSVAPEKAPDTPTYVEVEFKRGDAVAIDGKALSPAALLTELNRLGGENGIGRLDLVENRYVGMKSRGVYETPGGTILLAAHRAMESITLDRGAGHLKDELMPRYAELIYCGYWFSPERLALQALIDQTQETVNGVVRLKLFKGNVTVVGRKSPNSLYRMDYVTFEEDSVYNQKDAEGFIKLNALRLRLGAMARANVK; encoded by the coding sequence ATGAGCGGTGCGTCCGGCAAACAGATCAAGAAAGTGGTGCTCGCCTATTCGGGCGGCCTCGACACCTCGGTGATCCTGAAGTGGCTTCAGGAAACCTATCAATGCGAGGTGGTGACCTTCACCGCCGACCTCGGCCAGGGCGAGGAGCTGGAGCCGGCGCGCAAGAAGGCCGAGCTTCTGGGCATCAAGCCGGAAAACATCTTCATCGACGACCTGCGCGAGGAGTTCGTGCGGGACTTCGTGTTCCCGATGTTCCGCGCCAACACCCTCTATGAGGGCACCTACCTGCTCGGCACCTCGATCGCGCGCCCGCTGATCGCCAAGCGCCAGATCGAGATCGCCAACCAGGTCGGCGCCGACGCCGTGGCCCACGGCGCCACCGGCAAGGGCAACGACCAGGTCCGCTTCGAGCTGGGCTACTACGCGCTCCGCCCGGACATCAAGATCATCGCCCCGTGGCGCGAGTGGGATCTGAACAGCCGCACCCGGCTGATCGACTACGCCGAGAAGAACCAGATCCCGATCGCCAAGGACAAGCGCGGCGAGGCCCCGTACTCCACCGACGCCAACCTCCTGCACATCTCCTACGAGGGGAAGGCGCTGGAGGACCCGTGGGTCGAGCCGTTCGAGGACATGTACACCCGCTCCGTCGCCCCGGAGAAGGCCCCGGACACCCCGACCTACGTCGAGGTCGAGTTCAAGCGCGGCGACGCCGTGGCGATCGACGGCAAGGCCCTGTCCCCGGCGGCCCTGCTGACCGAGCTCAACCGTCTGGGCGGCGAGAACGGCATCGGCCGTCTCGACCTCGTCGAGAACCGCTACGTCGGCATGAAGTCGCGCGGCGTGTACGAGACGCCGGGCGGCACCATCCTGCTGGCCGCCCACCGCGCGATGGAGAGCATCACGCTCGACCGCGGCGCCGGCCATCTGAAGGATGAGCTGATGCCGCGCTACGCCGAGCTGATCTACTGCGGCTACTGGTTCAGCCCGGAGCGTCTGGCGCTCCAGGCTCTGATCGACCAGACCCAGGAGACGGTGAACGGCGTGGTCCGCCTGAAGCTGTTCAAGGGCAACGTCACGGTCGTCGGCCGCAAGTCGCCGAACAGCCTCTACCGCATGGATTATGTGACGTTCGAGGAAGACAGCGTCTACAACCAGAAGGACGCGGAAGGCTTCATCAAGCTGAACGCGCTCCGCCTGCGTCTGGGCGCCATGGCCCGCGCCAACGTCAAGTAA
- a CDS encoding invasion associated locus B family protein, which translates to MLPIRTIRRTAGAALLLAGPILAATLTMTTVTTASAADPRLLGTFKDWNAFAFDEGGHKVCYLSSQPKKKEPAAAKRGDIYVLVTHRPAEKALDVVSVVVGYPLKKDSESTVDVGGKSFKLFTDGETAWARDADTDKAVTAAMRDAKGKPMVVKGVSARGTKTTDTYGTDGFAQAYDAINQACGVKR; encoded by the coding sequence ATGTTGCCCATCCGCACCATCCGTCGCACCGCCGGCGCCGCTCTGCTTCTGGCCGGTCCGATTCTCGCCGCCACCCTCACCATGACCACGGTCACCACGGCGTCCGCCGCCGACCCGCGCCTGCTGGGGACCTTCAAGGACTGGAACGCCTTCGCCTTCGACGAGGGCGGGCACAAGGTCTGCTACCTGTCCAGCCAGCCCAAGAAGAAGGAACCCGCTGCGGCCAAGCGCGGGGACATCTATGTGCTGGTGACCCACCGCCCGGCGGAAAAGGCGCTGGACGTCGTCAGCGTCGTCGTCGGCTATCCCCTGAAGAAGGACAGCGAGTCCACGGTGGACGTGGGCGGCAAGTCCTTCAAGCTGTTCACCGACGGCGAGACCGCCTGGGCGCGCGACGCCGACACCGACAAGGCCGTCACCGCCGCGATGCGCGACGCCAAGGGCAAGCCCATGGTGGTGAAGGGTGTTTCGGCCCGCGGCACGAAGACCACCGACACCTACGGCACCGACGGCTTCGCCCAGGCTTACGACGCGATCAACCAGGCCTGCGGCGTGAAGCGCTGA
- a CDS encoding sigma-70 family RNA polymerase sigma factor, translating into MQDLGSPAAGADRTFEELLTAVGRDRDRTAFAALFGHFAPRLKAYLRRQGCDAGGAEELVQDVMLLVWRRAETYDPSQASAATWLFTIARNKRIDALRREQRPEIDPADPTLVPDPVESADDGVAARETAGRLQAALRTLPPEQADLLRLAYFEDKPHSLISAEQGIPLGTVKSRLRLAMERLRKAMRDSQ; encoded by the coding sequence ATGCAGGATCTCGGTTCCCCAGCCGCCGGTGCCGACCGGACCTTCGAAGAGCTGCTGACCGCGGTCGGGCGGGACCGCGACCGCACGGCCTTCGCGGCCCTGTTCGGCCATTTCGCCCCGCGGCTGAAGGCCTATCTGCGCCGCCAGGGCTGTGACGCGGGTGGTGCGGAGGAGTTGGTGCAGGACGTGATGCTGTTGGTGTGGCGCCGCGCGGAGACCTACGACCCGAGCCAGGCGTCCGCCGCCACCTGGTTGTTCACCATCGCCCGCAACAAGCGGATCGACGCGCTGCGGCGGGAACAGCGGCCCGAGATCGATCCCGCCGACCCCACGCTGGTGCCCGACCCGGTGGAAAGCGCCGACGACGGGGTGGCGGCGCGGGAGACCGCCGGACGCCTGCAGGCCGCGCTGAGGACCCTGCCCCCGGAGCAGGCCGACCTGCTGCGTCTGGCCTATTTCGAGGACAAGCCGCACAGCCTGATCTCCGCCGAACAGGGCATTCCGCTGGGCACCGTCAAGTCGCGCCTGCGGCTGGCCATGGAACGGCTGCGCAAGGCCATGAGGGACTCCCAATGA
- a CDS encoding ammonium transporter: MSRLFTLAAPTMAAILGLAGLPAAALAQEAAAAAAEPTLSSGDTAWMLVATALVLFMTIPGLALFYGGMVRKMNVLAIVMQSFAICCLVSILWFFAGYSIAFTEGTPYFGGLSKFMLAGITKDGLSGVIPETVFIVFQMTFAIITPALITGAFADRMKFSSMLVFTGLWSLIVYAPITHWVWGPGGYLAGDGVLDYAGGTVVHINAGVAGLVAAIVLGKRKGYPNENFAPHNLVLSLIGASMLWVGWFGFNAGSAVAADGRAGMAMLVTQIAAATAAMSWLLVEWATKGKPSVLGIISGAVAGLVAITPASGFVGPTGALVIGLVSGVVCYWGATGLKRALGYDDSLDAFGVHGVGGIVGAILTGVFAQEAIGGTAGALEGNVGQIWTQVYGILATIAYSAVGSFIILKVIDVVMGLRVDEDVERDGLDLALHGETIH, translated from the coding sequence ATGAGCCGTCTCTTCACCCTCGCCGCGCCGACGATGGCGGCGATTCTGGGCTTGGCCGGTCTGCCTGCCGCCGCCCTCGCCCAGGAAGCGGCCGCCGCCGCGGCCGAGCCCACCCTGAGCAGCGGCGACACGGCTTGGATGCTGGTCGCCACGGCGCTGGTCCTGTTCATGACCATCCCGGGTCTGGCCCTGTTCTACGGCGGCATGGTCCGCAAGATGAACGTGCTGGCCATCGTGATGCAGAGCTTCGCGATCTGCTGCCTGGTCAGCATCCTGTGGTTCTTCGCCGGTTACAGCATCGCCTTCACCGAGGGCACCCCGTATTTCGGCGGCCTGTCGAAGTTCATGCTGGCGGGCATCACCAAGGACGGCCTGTCGGGCGTCATTCCGGAGACGGTCTTCATCGTCTTCCAAATGACCTTCGCCATCATCACCCCGGCCCTGATCACCGGCGCCTTCGCCGACCGCATGAAGTTCTCCTCGATGCTGGTCTTCACGGGCCTGTGGTCGCTGATCGTCTACGCGCCGATCACCCACTGGGTCTGGGGTCCGGGCGGCTATCTGGCGGGTGACGGCGTGCTCGACTACGCCGGCGGCACCGTGGTGCACATCAACGCGGGTGTGGCCGGTCTCGTCGCCGCCATCGTGCTGGGCAAGCGCAAGGGCTACCCGAACGAGAACTTCGCTCCGCACAACCTCGTGCTCAGCCTGATCGGCGCCTCGATGCTGTGGGTCGGCTGGTTCGGCTTCAACGCGGGTTCCGCCGTGGCCGCCGACGGCCGTGCGGGCATGGCCATGCTGGTCACGCAGATCGCCGCCGCCACCGCCGCCATGTCCTGGCTGCTGGTCGAGTGGGCCACCAAGGGCAAGCCCTCGGTCCTCGGCATCATCTCCGGCGCCGTCGCCGGCCTGGTCGCCATCACCCCGGCCTCGGGCTTCGTCGGTCCGACCGGCGCCCTGGTCATCGGTCTGGTCTCCGGCGTGGTCTGCTACTGGGGCGCCACCGGCCTGAAGCGCGCCCTCGGCTACGACGACTCGCTGGACGCCTTCGGCGTGCACGGCGTGGGCGGCATCGTCGGCGCCATCCTGACCGGCGTCTTCGCCCAGGAAGCCATCGGCGGCACCGCCGGCGCCCTGGAAGGCAACGTCGGCCAGATCTGGACGCAGGTCTACGGCATCCTCGCCACCATCGCCTACTCGGCGGTCGGCTCCTTCATCATCCTGAAGGTCATCGACGTGGTGATGGGCCTGCGCGTCGACGAGGACGTCGAGCGCGACGGCCTGGACCTCGCCCTGCACGGCGAGACCATCCACTGA
- the rlmN gene encoding 23S rRNA (adenine(2503)-C(2))-methyltransferase RlmN yields the protein MSASNHAAAFALPAVDADGRKNLVGLSRDELEAEMLSVGLEKFRARQLWHWIYHRGATDFAVMTTLAKPVREKLAESYAVARPTVVRDLKSVDGTRKWLLRMPDGQEVESVHIPEEDRGTLCVSSQVGCTLTCRFCHTGTQRLVRNLDASEIVAQVMLARDALGEWPAPPDGRMISNIVMMGMGEPLFNYENVAKALKIVMDGDGISISKRRITLSTSGVVPAMKRCGEELNVNLAVSLHAVTDELRDLIMPINRKYPLRELMDACRNYPGLNNARRITFEYVMLKGVNDSPADARALVKLLEGIPSKINLIPFNPWPGAPYERSTDRAIQVFGDIVNNAGYASPVRTTRGEDIMAACGQLKSASVRLSAADRAAIEKVLAEKDAALAG from the coding sequence ATGAGCGCCTCCAACCATGCTGCTGCCTTTGCCCTGCCGGCTGTTGACGCCGACGGGCGCAAGAACCTTGTCGGCCTGTCCCGCGACGAGCTGGAAGCCGAAATGCTGTCCGTCGGCCTGGAGAAGTTCCGGGCCCGCCAGCTCTGGCACTGGATCTACCACCGCGGAGCGACCGATTTCGCGGTGATGACCACGCTCGCCAAGCCGGTGCGCGAGAAGCTGGCGGAGAGCTACGCCGTGGCCCGCCCGACGGTCGTGCGCGACCTGAAGTCGGTGGACGGCACGCGCAAGTGGCTGCTGCGGATGCCCGACGGGCAGGAGGTGGAGAGCGTCCACATCCCCGAGGAGGACCGCGGCACGCTCTGCGTCTCCTCGCAGGTCGGCTGCACGCTGACCTGCCGCTTCTGCCACACCGGCACACAGCGTCTGGTGCGCAACCTCGACGCCTCGGAAATCGTGGCGCAGGTCATGCTGGCCCGCGACGCGCTCGGCGAATGGCCGGCGCCGCCGGACGGGCGGATGATCTCCAACATCGTCATGATGGGGATGGGGGAGCCGCTCTTTAACTACGAGAACGTCGCCAAGGCTCTGAAGATCGTCATGGACGGCGACGGGATCTCGATCTCGAAGCGCCGCATCACGCTCTCGACCTCCGGCGTCGTCCCGGCCATGAAGCGCTGCGGCGAGGAGCTGAACGTCAACCTCGCCGTCAGCCTGCACGCCGTGACCGACGAGCTGCGCGACCTCATCATGCCCATCAACCGGAAATACCCGCTCCGGGAGCTGATGGACGCCTGCCGCAACTACCCCGGCCTGAACAACGCGCGGCGCATCACCTTCGAATATGTGATGCTGAAGGGCGTGAACGACAGCCCGGCGGACGCCCGCGCCCTGGTCAAGTTGCTGGAGGGCATCCCGTCGAAGATCAACCTGATCCCCTTCAACCCCTGGCCGGGCGCCCCCTACGAGCGTTCGACCGACCGGGCGATCCAGGTCTTCGGCGACATCGTCAACAACGCCGGCTACGCCAGCCCCGTCCGCACCACCCGCGGCGAGGACATCATGGCCGCCTGCGGCCAGTTGAAGAGCGCGTCCGTCCGCCTGTCCGCCGCCGACCGCGCCGCCATCGAGAAGGTGCTGGCCGAGAAGGACGCGGCGCTGGCCGGATAA
- a CDS encoding RNA methyltransferase, translated as MRGYFAIGVERISKPGNVGNLMRSAHAFGASFFFAIDPEPDLNEARFVDTSGAAEHLPLYVYDRVADLALPKDCQLVGVELTEDAVELPSFRHPTRAAYVLGPERGSLSEPLLERCDFTVKIPMKFCINVGVAGALVMYDRMISLGRFAERPVRVGGPTEPLRDHQHGRQIMRNPERRRRMRGIQKPVVVRDDE; from the coding sequence ATGCGTGGATATTTCGCCATCGGGGTCGAGCGGATCAGCAAGCCGGGCAATGTCGGCAACCTGATGCGCTCCGCCCACGCCTTCGGCGCCTCCTTCTTCTTCGCCATCGACCCGGAGCCCGACCTGAACGAGGCCCGCTTCGTCGACACCTCGGGCGCGGCGGAGCATCTGCCGCTCTACGTCTACGACCGGGTGGCCGATCTGGCCCTGCCCAAGGATTGCCAGCTCGTCGGGGTGGAGCTGACCGAGGACGCGGTGGAGCTGCCCAGCTTCCGCCATCCGACGCGCGCCGCCTATGTGCTGGGGCCGGAGCGCGGCAGCCTGTCCGAACCGCTGCTGGAGCGCTGCGACTTCACGGTGAAGATCCCGATGAAGTTCTGCATCAACGTCGGGGTGGCCGGCGCGCTGGTGATGTACGACCGGATGATCAGCCTGGGCCGCTTCGCCGAACGCCCGGTGCGCGTCGGCGGACCGACCGAGCCGCTGCGCGACCACCAGCACGGCCGCCAGATCATGCGCAACCCGGAGCGCCGCCGCCGCATGCGCGGCATCCAGAAGCCGGTGGTCGTCCGCGACGACGAGTGA
- a CDS encoding methyltransferase domain-containing protein: protein MSDPLYDDRFYDIQEEGSLRSARVIAPLVLGWVGADSVLDVGCGVGTFLRAFAETGIADVQGLDGDYVRRDRLRIDPSRFRAQDLSQPFELGRRFGLVLSLEVAEHLPEERADGFVDDLCRHGDVVLFGAAIPGQGGSGHINEQWQSHWAGKFLSRGYEAFDILRPLLWADPSVEFWYRQNTVIFASPDGVAANPGLAAMRGKGLPLSCMGLVHPELLALHARQAARSRRVVDVFNQMAAQGGSYRFDKGPDGSVNIVRID from the coding sequence ATGTCCGATCCGCTCTACGACGACCGCTTCTACGACATCCAGGAGGAAGGGTCGCTCCGCTCCGCGCGGGTCATCGCGCCGCTGGTGCTGGGCTGGGTGGGGGCGGACTCGGTCCTGGATGTCGGGTGCGGGGTCGGCACCTTCCTGCGGGCCTTCGCGGAGACGGGGATCGCCGACGTCCAGGGGCTGGACGGCGACTATGTGCGCCGCGACCGCCTGCGCATCGATCCGTCCCGCTTCCGCGCCCAGGACCTCTCGCAGCCCTTCGAGCTGGGGCGGCGGTTCGGCCTCGTGCTGTCGCTGGAGGTGGCCGAGCATCTGCCGGAGGAGCGGGCCGACGGCTTCGTCGACGATCTCTGCCGCCACGGCGACGTGGTGCTGTTCGGGGCCGCCATCCCCGGACAAGGGGGCAGCGGCCACATCAACGAGCAATGGCAGAGCCATTGGGCGGGGAAGTTCCTTTCGCGCGGCTACGAGGCCTTCGACATCCTGCGGCCACTCCTGTGGGCCGATCCGTCCGTCGAATTCTGGTACCGCCAGAACACGGTGATCTTCGCCAGCCCCGACGGCGTCGCCGCCAACCCGGGTCTGGCCGCCATGCGGGGGAAGGGGCTGCCGCTGTCCTGCATGGGGCTGGTCCATCCGGAACTGCTGGCCCTCCACGCCCGTCAGGCGGCCCGGTCGCGGCGGGTGGTCGACGTCTTCAACCAGATGGCCGCGCAGGGCGGCAGCTACCGCTTCGACAAGGGGCCGGACGGGTCGGTGAACATCGTGCGCATCGACTGA
- a CDS encoding AraC family transcriptional regulator: MTKPDTLLDYGRRIARVVDHIAAHPDEPLELERLAAVACFSPHHFHRIYRAMTGETVADTLRRLRLHRAAGDLVKGGDGMARIARRAGYGSVEAFTRAFGQVYGLSPGAYRRQGRLVPPPDQPPDEEQVMHDVTIRDLPPLRVAAMAHQGPYMDIGTTFERLYAWAAGRGLVKPDTRSFALYYDDPESVPADRLRSEAALLVDGPLPGDGPVRALDIPGGRHAVLIHKGPYAELERPYRWLYRDWLPASGHTPADRPCVEEYLNDCRKLPPEAWLTEIRLPLA, from the coding sequence ATGACCAAGCCCGACACCCTGCTGGACTATGGCCGCCGCATCGCGCGCGTCGTCGACCACATCGCCGCCCATCCGGACGAGCCGCTGGAGCTGGAGCGGCTGGCCGCCGTCGCCTGCTTCTCGCCCCACCACTTCCACCGCATCTACCGCGCCATGACGGGGGAGACGGTGGCGGACACGCTGCGGCGGCTGCGCCTGCACCGGGCCGCGGGCGACCTCGTGAAGGGCGGGGATGGCATGGCGCGGATCGCCCGGCGGGCCGGCTACGGCAGCGTCGAGGCGTTCACCCGCGCCTTCGGGCAGGTCTATGGGCTGAGCCCCGGCGCCTACCGGCGGCAGGGCCGTCTGGTTCCTCCACCCGACCAACCACCGGACGAGGAGCAAGTCATGCACGACGTCACCATCCGCGATCTGCCGCCGCTGCGCGTGGCCGCCATGGCCCACCAGGGCCCCTACATGGACATCGGCACGACCTTCGAGCGGCTGTACGCCTGGGCCGCGGGGCGCGGCCTCGTGAAACCGGACACGCGGTCCTTCGCCCTCTACTACGACGACCCGGAATCGGTTCCGGCGGACCGCCTCCGCTCCGAGGCGGCGTTGCTGGTCGACGGACCGCTCCCCGGGGACGGTCCGGTCCGCGCGCTCGACATTCCCGGCGGCCGGCACGCCGTTCTGATCCACAAGGGCCCCTACGCGGAACTGGAACGCCCCTACCGCTGGCTCTACCGCGACTGGCTGCCGGCGAGCGGCCACACGCCGGCCGACCGCCCCTGCGTCGAGGAGTATCTGAACGACTGCCGCAAGCTGCCCCCCGAGGCGTGGCTGACCGAGATCCGTCTGCCTTTGGCGTGA